The stretch of DNA CCAGACCCCCAACAATGGGAGGAACGCCAGCAAAATAGAAGGCGAGGTGGTAATTCTGAAAATGTTCACCGAGATATCCTACAAAACAGGAGAGAATGGTTTTAtcaccagcttttgccaacctggtgccttccacctGTTTTGGAATGCACTCATGGCTGTGCCACTTGGACAGCGTTCCAAATTccccaggtgccaggcacattttgctacTGGTGCAGGTCCAATTGCGACTACATGGAGATTTCTGGGCTATAAGGCAAGAGCCCAGTATGAGTCTGCACACCCTTTATCAATTGCTTATGCCCCTGCAGGGAGAAGTTCTGTTGGACGTTCCAAAAACCATTTACTTAGATAAGGTAACCCAGCCTGACAATTCACTTACCTGCAATTGGGGGACCTGCTGTCATTGGAATGGCCATAAGTCCCAAGAGATAACCAATGGCTTGAGATGCCTGCATGGGCCCAACCAGCTCAAAAGCAATGGGAGCCATAATGGTTATGAAGAGTCCATCACAAAGTCCAAGGAAAAGGCAGACAATAATGACCCCCCAAAACTCTTGGCACTGTGGGATCATCATGCACATTATACCCAAGAGTATAAAGGAGGCAACCTGAGGAGACAAAAAACTGATGTCATTCAGGCAACAAACTTGGAGCGATTCCACCACGCCCAAGGGGATTAAAAGACTGGAAGGACTGCAAACTAGGAATAGCACTGAAGAGGAAGGGTGGCTGATTTGTGTATTCTCAGGGCCCAGTGACTCTATCCTCATCAGTGATCTGGGGGCCAGACAACTCACCCCTCTCACAGATGCTCCAGTTAAATATTAAAAGTATCACCAGTAGGAAGGGCTTAAATGCACAGAGCACCTGCACTCTGAAGGCAGGAGGTCACTGACTGGGCCATGAAGAAATGGACGGCCTTCCCAAAAGATTCTTTGAAGAGGCGGACTGGAAGTGGTCCTTCAATACTATAAATGCTGTAACAACTCAGAGATTCATTGCCTACCTGTAGGTAAATCTTCTTTGGCCCATGGATGAGATCACTTATTGGCCCTGAAGCCAAACGCCCAACCCCTGATGTAGCTCCAATGCAAAGCAGCAGAATCCATGCCCTTTCTGTTTCCTTGAACTCCTCTTCCACGTACTTCACCTAGGAAAGTGAGGAGATAGAGGGAACAAGGACATCAGGTGTGCATTTGTTACAGTGGGCTTCACCTGCAGGAGCTTGAAGCAAAAGCAACCCCTGGGACCTCCTGTGTGAATGGACCACAGCAGCAGAGACAATGTTTGGGTTAGCAGTGAATTATGGATTGAGGAGCTCCAACGATCTGCCTCACTAGCAAGGCTGTCCGTTGCTCTGAATTAATTTTTTTGCCACAGTCACCCCTTATATGCTAAGCATTGTAACAATAGCACCTTCAATGATCAAGTGTTGACGCAGATCCtatctttttatttcattcataatgtttgatgtttattttcttcctctccttcgcAGCATCGTCTGGGCCCTGAGGACCAGAAAGTTGTCAATCATGAGAATGGCTCCATGAAACAAAAGCATGTGCCACTCGGATTTTGGCTCCCCAGAGAGGTATAGTTTGGCACCATGACTGGGACAGCTTGCATACAATCCTTTGTCTTGTACTGAGCCTTTAGGAACTGGAAGCTGAAGTCTAGCCTAAGGGGACCTTTGGAACCAGAGACCCTTAAAGCAGCTCCACATGGTGACTCACCCACCTCACAGTCATAATGTGATGTTCCTATCACCACATGTTAAGGGGGAGGTAAATTGGGtggttaatgtgcataacaacTGGGCCTCATGGAGTATGTGCACATAATCCAGCCATGAAGAGGGAAGGGTATAATTTCCTGGTCAACATATGTAAGCCCCAGCATCCCTTAGagaacatctatatatatatacataaacaaAAAATTGTACATTCACCAGTCATTATGCATAATCCCAACAGGTCTTGGGGAATATGCATATATCGATTTTGCACACTCTCTGGCCATAATCTATAATCTCCAACAGGCTTTGAAGAATGTGCAATGCCCTACCCTGTCCTAGAAGGTTCCCACATGGTACACTATGCAGGCACAACATCTCCTTGGGTTTCTGCAGAGAgaaaatgaagtacagtggtgcctcgcttaacgaatgccctgcttaacgaaatttctccttaacgaaaggatttttcgaacggaggttgcctcgctagatgaatttgttttatgaaaaattcgtctagcgaatcgcggtttcccaagggaatgcattgaaattcaattaatgcgttcctatgggcaaaaaaaaaattcaaaaaaattcagtgcattcctatgggattcgctagacgaacttttcattataagaaaagacccgtggaacgaattaaattcgtctagcgaggcaccactgtactgtatatatcaaTTAGCACACTGAAGGGGATCTTGAAGGGATTCTGAAAGACTTTTGATGCCCTACTCAGTTGCCCAGTACACAATCCTGGGATTCCACACCAGAGTGATAGGAAGGGCAGCAAAGTCCTTGCATGGCTgtttggttggggctgatgggagttgcagcccaaaacatctggaaggcatctgcTTTGGAAAGGCTTAAAAGACAAGCTTGTTTCTAACCAACCACTTTAATGGCAAAAAAGCAgaaatttcactttaaaaatggaTGACAATGCCTAGGATATAGTGCTCAATCCTATTGAAGAAGTATTTTCAGTTGCCGTGATtagaatagaataaataaatagaatagaataaatatttattgtcattgtccccttgcgggaacaacgcaATTTCTCGGTTGCTATATCAACTCAACTCAAATAAGACACTCCACAtatattaaaatactaataagcgcaatacaatacagaacaatataacaaataaataagatgacttcaaatcTCACATCACTGAATAAATTAACCTCCAGCAGCAGGAGAACAGCAACACCCAAAACAAGTACAGAGCAGGTGAAACTGCTCCCCCTGAAATTAGAGGAGAGGTGCTGGACCATTCTTGGAGGACCCTGGACTCACCTACCACAACTTTACAGCAGCTGGCCTTAATGCCAGactcctgggtggggtggggagatttaaaagaagaaaaatgggttAATGTGAGTGATTTTGGGGCTAGGGAGGATATTGTTGCTGTtactatttattgcatttatatccaccttttcttccaaggagtttaAAGCAgcttacatggttctcccccctcaTTTAaactccacaacaaccctgtgacgtaggttaggctgaggtacagtgactggtccaaggtcacccagtgagattcatggctctgtggggattcaaaccctggtctcccaggtcctagtccaacactcttggtgttgagtttttatttttatctgctaGTCAGTAGGTTGGAGTCTTGTTTTGTTTACTGTTAACATGCTGTCAAAGTATTCTAGCACTGTTATGGGGGAGGCTGGTGCTGTTGTTGCTTGTTCTTCTTTTCCTGATATGTTGTAGAAGTTTAGCAAGCAAACAAATGGGAAAGATGATATCTGCTTTGTGACTTACAGCATCTCATGTCACTCAGCACTAAGCAAAGAGAACTGTTTTCCTTCACTTTAACTACAGTGCTGGATCCATTGATGAGGCAGCAGAATGCTCTCAAGATGTTGAGTTTCAGGATAGCTCTTATGTTTCCAACTTGGCTGACTTTCAATGAACTATTTTTGGTGGCTTGTAATAACAGGGAAGTCTCTCAAGCACTGGCATGCAATAAAGAATCTGTGTAACCCGCAATTGTAATTATGAAATTTCCCTCAGTGGCAATGTACCAATTTTACAGTCTCACCAGGTAGGAGGAAAGTCAGCCAATCCGAATTAGTCTCACAATCTTCCCTCCTGCTCAGATTGGCTGTGTTCCTGTGGAGCTTCCTCATCAAAAACTAATCACACTGGCATCTGAACCACCTTCACCATCCCTCACTCCCTTATATCAACCTTTCCCGGCCCCcaactgtctcctcctcctctcaccagATGCATGTAAGGTACAAAGTACCCCAGAACGGCAGTCGCAATCCCAAAAGCCCAGATCCGGTAGGTCTTTTTCCTGAAGACCCTCAGGCTGAAATACTTCCGCATCTGCGATGCACACTGCTGCCGCCAGCTCCGGCTGTCTAGCTTCACGTGCTCCACATCGTGGGGGTCAGAGGTCGAAGGGAACATGGGGCGGAAAGTTAGGGACAAGAAGATCTGGACGAGCATAAAGGCGCTGAGAACTTGGAAAGTGTGGGCCAGCCCAATGGCCCTTCCAACAATCTTCAAGAGGAAGGGAAGGCCCATGGAGAAGACGCAGCTGCCAGCCGTCACCAGGCCATTAGCCAAGCCTAGGCGCCGCTTGAAGTAGTGACCAAGGATGACCAGAGATGGCTGGAAGGCAAAGGAGCTGCCACAGCCGAAGAGGATTCCGTAAGTGAAATAACGGACTTCAAGAGACCTGttggaaacaaataaacaacagttACTTTCCATCATCGGCACCGTCATGTCGTAGTTCTCACGCCATCTGATGAAGCCTATTTTATTCTGACAGGCCTTTAGGAACTGactgttattttttaaagaaagggctttcaatagtgctgtgctgtttttattatctgtattctaatatatttgattttaatattgttttaatcCTGTTAGGGTTCAATTATCTTTCAATTATTATCTTTTATATGTTTTCAGCTTTTCTGTAATTTATCTGTTTTGTCTgaatttgtgtaagctgccttgagtttgGGGGAAAAcgagggttgttgttggggaaaggagggatgttgttgttgttgttgttgttgttgttgttgttgttgttgttgtttacccaCTCCTCACCCCAAGGTCTCAGGGtgagttacaacaattaaaacacaacattaaaaaaactatttcaaaTGACTTGCAATCATAGAAATAAAGGGGGGGACTAAAAACATACACCTCACATGTACAAAGCCAGGGCaaaaaggtgtgtcttcagcattcgtCGAAAGCTCTACAATGAGGGTTTCAGATGCACCTCAGGTAGGTGGGGACATCTTTAAACTTACTAAACCTAAGTTTAACAACTTAGGTTTAGTAAACTTAATCAAAGTAAAAGGAAAATAGGGAATATCAGATAAGCACATTAAAAACAGATTCAAGGATACAGTACTGTATCATAAAAGGGCTCTTCTCAAACATACCATCTTAATCTAAGCTGAACACACACCCTAAAGGAAAGAAGAGCACCTCATCCAGCCAATGATGTTACTCAAATGCCCAGGGGAGCAAAAATTtatttgcctggtgctgaaaagatgAGGAAGTTGGCACCAGGCAGGGCTCCCCGAGGAGA from Zootoca vivipara chromosome Z, rZooViv1.1, whole genome shotgun sequence encodes:
- the SLC16A2 gene encoding monocarboxylate transporter 8, whose amino-acid sequence is MALRSQEQALSEKGALEDEGEEGEGGEAAAGGAVVARGGPLGAAAQGFTPPEGGFGWVVVLAATWCNGSIFGIHNSFGMLYVLLQDDGAAEDPSLKFKTAWVGSLGMGMIFFCSPIVSIFTDRIGCRTTAASGAAIAFIGLFSSSFTKSLEVRYFTYGILFGCGSSFAFQPSLVILGHYFKRRLGLANGLVTAGSCVFSMGLPFLLKIVGRAIGLAHTFQVLSAFMLVQIFLSLTFRPMFPSTSDPHDVEHVKLDSRSWRQQCASQMRKYFSLRVFRKKTYRIWAFGIATAVLGYFVPYMHLVKYVEEEFKETERAWILLLCIGATSGVGRLASGPISDLIHGPKKIYLQVASFILLGIMCMMIPQCQEFWGVIIVCLFLGLCDGLFITIMAPIAFELVGPMQASQAIGYLLGLMAIPMTAGPPIAGYLGEHFQNYHLAFYFAGVPPIVGGLVLSLVPLIHQRQLRKKRLDSGKDKMLVSETIMNGELLPGSPAMEAHM